A part of Caviibacter abscessus genomic DNA contains:
- a CDS encoding dihydrolipoamide acetyltransferase has protein sequence MEEKLRATPAARALARKLEVDLSLVTGSGANGRVHKDDVIAFNIEKEPKITPLAKKIAISNNIDYTKMNGSGFRGKILKEDILPLITQTDNLVVVNKESAETKVSNKEEKVLVDTEIIPMTAMRKVISKRMSESYFTAPTFTLNYEIDMTEVKKLRAALLDPILQKTGNKITYTDIIAMAVIKTLEKPEHKYINSSLSDDGQSIIIHNYVNLSMAVGFDEGLLTPVLKDAHKKSISEIVVGLKDLAKGALAMKLKPDEMTGSTFTISNLGMYGVKNFNPIINQPNSAILGISAMVDKPVVINSEIVIRPIMELSLTIDHRVVDGLAGAKFMQDLKGLIENPVTMLI, from the coding sequence ATGGAAGAAAAATTAAGAGCAACGCCCGCAGCAAGGGCATTAGCTAGAAAATTAGAAGTAGATCTTTCACTTGTTACTGGAAGCGGTGCAAATGGAAGAGTACATAAAGATGATGTAATAGCTTTTAATATAGAAAAAGAACCTAAAATTACTCCGTTAGCTAAGAAAATCGCAATTTCAAATAATATTGATTATACAAAGATGAATGGAAGTGGATTTAGAGGTAAAATCTTAAAAGAAGATATACTTCCCCTTATAACTCAAACAGATAATTTAGTTGTAGTAAATAAAGAAAGTGCTGAAACAAAAGTTTCAAATAAAGAAGAAAAAGTGTTAGTAGACACAGAAATAATACCAATGACTGCAATGAGAAAAGTTATATCAAAAAGAATGTCTGAGAGCTATTTCACTGCACCAACATTTACTTTAAATTATGAAATAGATATGACAGAAGTGAAAAAATTAAGAGCTGCATTATTAGATCCAATATTGCAAAAAACTGGTAATAAGATAACATATACAGATATAATCGCGATGGCGGTTATAAAAACACTTGAAAAACCAGAACATAAATACATAAACTCATCACTATCCGATGATGGTCAAAGTATAATAATTCATAATTACGTTAATTTATCAATGGCTGTAGGTTTTGATGAAGGTTTATTAACTCCTGTTTTAAAAGATGCACATAAAAAATCAATATCTGAGATAGTTGTAGGGCTTAAAGATTTAGCTAAAGGAGCATTGGCAATGAAGTTAAAACCGGATGAAATGACAGGAAGTACATTTACTATAAGTAATTTAGGTATGTATGGAGTTAAAAACTTTAACCCTATAATAAACCAACCTAATTCAGCAATATTAGGTATAAGTGCTATGGTAGATAAACCTGTTGTTATAAACTCTGAAATAGTTATAAGACCTATAATGGAATTATCTTTAACAATAGATCATAGAGTAGTTGATGGATTAGCAGGAGCTAAATTTATGCAAGACTTAAAAGGATTGATAGAAAATCCTGTTACAATGCTTATATAA
- the lpdA gene encoding dihydrolipoyl dehydrogenase encodes MATEVIMPKLGVDMQEGQILEWKKKEGDRVEEGEILLEIMSDKTNMELEAETSGVLLSILKGDGETVPVTEVIAYIGEQGEQIEKTSSEKASVQEDVKTEKVSEQKVENDYDIIVIGGGPAGYYSAIRAAQLDAKVLVIEKSVVGGTCLNRGCIPTKTYLKNAEMIDHINHAKSRGIILESENYKIDMNKTVDVKNEVVKTLTNGVKGLLKSYGIDTISGVGSVDKNKVVSVNGQSFRANKIIIATGSKVGKINIPGIESSLVMTSDDILDLRIVPETLAIIGGGVVGVELGQAFSYFGSKVTIIEMSDRLVPAADEEVSQVLRKSLESKGIKVLTSTKLNEIKEQGGRLTLKLEGKEDVIVDKALLSIGRVPDLSGLYTLDLELEKGKIKVNEYMETSIEGIYAPGDVNGIKMLAHAAFRMGEIAAENAVKGNHRKVKLASTPAAVYTMPEIGMVGLTESEARAKYDISVGKFSFAANGRAIASGETAGFVKVIADRKYGEILGVHIIGPAAAELINEASSLIEMEITIEEVAKTIHGHPTYSEAMFEACMDVLGEAIHLPKKINKKY; translated from the coding sequence ATGGCAACAGAAGTAATAATGCCTAAACTTGGTGTAGATATGCAAGAGGGGCAAATATTGGAATGGAAGAAAAAAGAAGGAGACAGGGTTGAAGAGGGAGAAATTCTTCTTGAAATTATGTCTGATAAAACAAATATGGAGCTTGAAGCTGAAACATCAGGAGTGTTATTATCAATTTTAAAAGGCGATGGAGAAACTGTACCTGTAACAGAGGTAATAGCATATATAGGAGAGCAAGGAGAACAAATAGAAAAGACTTCTTCTGAAAAGGCAAGTGTTCAAGAAGATGTAAAAACTGAAAAAGTTTCAGAACAAAAAGTTGAAAATGATTATGATATAATAGTAATAGGTGGAGGACCTGCTGGATATTATAGTGCAATAAGAGCAGCTCAATTAGATGCGAAAGTATTAGTAATTGAAAAAAGTGTAGTAGGTGGAACATGTTTAAATAGAGGTTGTATACCAACTAAAACATATCTTAAAAATGCAGAAATGATAGATCATATAAATCACGCTAAAAGTAGGGGTATTATACTTGAAAGTGAAAATTATAAAATAGATATGAATAAAACAGTTGATGTTAAAAATGAGGTTGTAAAAACATTAACTAACGGTGTAAAAGGACTACTTAAAAGTTATGGAATAGACACAATATCAGGTGTAGGAAGTGTAGATAAAAATAAGGTAGTAAGTGTAAACGGTCAAAGCTTTAGAGCAAACAAAATAATAATAGCAACAGGTTCAAAAGTAGGAAAAATAAATATACCGGGAATTGAAAGCTCGTTAGTTATGACAAGTGATGATATTTTAGATTTAAGAATTGTGCCTGAAACTTTAGCTATAATCGGTGGTGGAGTTGTAGGGGTTGAACTTGGACAAGCATTTAGTTACTTTGGTTCAAAAGTTACTATAATTGAAATGTCTGACAGATTAGTTCCGGCAGCTGATGAAGAAGTATCTCAAGTACTTAGAAAATCTCTTGAATCAAAAGGTATTAAGGTATTAACATCAACTAAATTAAATGAGATAAAAGAACAAGGTGGAAGACTTACATTAAAATTAGAAGGTAAAGAAGATGTCATAGTTGATAAAGCACTGCTTTCAATAGGAAGAGTTCCTGATTTAAGTGGTTTATATACATTAGATTTAGAACTTGAAAAAGGAAAAATAAAAGTAAATGAATATATGGAAACAAGTATAGAAGGTATTTATGCTCCAGGGGATGTAAATGGTATAAAAATGCTTGCTCATGCAGCATTTAGAATGGGAGAAATAGCAGCTGAAAATGCAGTTAAAGGAAATCATAGAAAAGTGAAATTAGCATCAACGCCTGCTGCGGTGTATACAATGCCTGAAATAGGAATGGTAGGACTTACAGAAAGTGAAGCTCGTGCAAAATATGATATAAGTGTAGGTAAATTTAGCTTTGCAGCAAATGGTAGAGCTATTGCTTCAGGGGAAACAGCAGGATTTGTTAAAGTTATAGCTGATAGAAAATATGGAGAAATATTAGGGGTTCATATTATTGGACCAGCCGCTGCCGAGCTTATAAACGAAGCATCATCGCTTATAGAAATGGAAATTACAATAGAAGAAGTTGCTAAAACTATACATGGACATCCTACATACTCAGAAGCAATGTTTGAAGCTTGTATGGACGTTTTAGGGGAAGCGATACATTTACCTAAAAAAATAAATAAAAAATATTAA
- the typA gene encoding translational GTPase TypA, with translation MQHIKNIAIIAHVDHGKTTLVDALLRQSGTFSSHQKVEDRVMDSNDIEKERGITIFSKNASIKYEDYKINIVDTPGHADFGGEVQRILKMVDSVLLLVDAFEGVMPQTKYVLKQALEHGLQPIVVINKIDRPNSDPEQIVDNVFDLFVELGANELQLDFPVVYASAKGGYAKLSLEDKDENMKPLFDLILEKVADPIGDEDKPLQMQIMNTEYDEYVGKLGTGRIYNGSITRNEEVALIKRDGQIIKSKIGRIYLYEGLKRVEVEKAVAGDIVTISGIDKIDIGETLSDKDEIKALPLIAIDEPTLSMTFMVNSSPFAGKDGKYVTSRNILERLEKEVSHNVSMRLEPTNSPDAFIVKGRGELQLSILLENMRREGYEIAVSRPEVIFKMEDGIKKEPIEHVTIDVADEFTGTVIEKLGQRKGEMLSMVQGTDGYTRLEFKAPSRGLLGFTNEFLTETRGTGILNHTFLDYEKYKGDITTGKKGALIAMESGTCLGYALNNLQPRGILFVEPGDEVYEGMIVGEHAKDNDLVVNTCKGKKLTNMRAAGSDDNIKLAPAKKFTLELALEYISDDELVEITPNYLRLRKKYLSELDRKKLRNQIEKN, from the coding sequence ATGCAACACATTAAAAATATAGCAATAATAGCTCACGTAGATCACGGGAAAACAACGCTTGTAGATGCACTTTTAAGACAATCAGGAACTTTTTCTAGTCATCAAAAAGTAGAAGATAGAGTTATGGATAGCAATGATATAGAAAAAGAAAGAGGAATAACTATATTTTCTAAAAATGCTTCTATAAAATATGAAGATTATAAAATAAATATAGTTGATACACCGGGACACGCAGACTTTGGTGGAGAAGTGCAACGTATTTTGAAAATGGTAGATTCTGTGCTTCTTTTAGTAGATGCTTTTGAAGGAGTAATGCCTCAAACAAAATATGTATTAAAGCAAGCACTAGAACATGGCTTACAACCTATAGTTGTAATAAATAAAATTGATAGACCAAATTCTGATCCTGAGCAAATAGTGGATAATGTTTTTGATTTGTTTGTAGAACTTGGTGCAAATGAATTGCAACTTGATTTTCCTGTTGTATATGCAAGTGCAAAAGGAGGATATGCAAAGCTATCTTTAGAAGATAAAGACGAAAATATGAAACCGCTTTTTGACCTTATACTTGAAAAGGTTGCAGATCCTATAGGAGATGAGGATAAACCTTTACAGATGCAAATAATGAATACTGAATATGATGAATATGTAGGTAAACTTGGAACAGGAAGAATATATAACGGAAGTATCACAAGAAATGAAGAAGTTGCTTTAATAAAAAGAGATGGGCAAATAATAAAATCAAAAATAGGCAGAATTTATTTATATGAAGGTCTTAAAAGAGTAGAAGTAGAAAAAGCTGTAGCAGGGGATATTGTTACAATATCAGGAATTGATAAAATTGATATAGGAGAAACTTTGTCTGATAAAGATGAAATAAAAGCATTACCTCTTATTGCTATAGATGAACCTACTTTATCTATGACTTTTATGGTAAATTCATCTCCTTTTGCAGGTAAAGACGGTAAATATGTAACATCAAGAAACATACTTGAAAGGCTTGAAAAAGAAGTTAGTCATAATGTAAGTATGAGACTTGAGCCTACAAATTCACCTGATGCTTTCATAGTAAAAGGTAGAGGAGAACTTCAATTATCTATATTACTTGAAAATATGAGAAGAGAAGGTTATGAAATTGCAGTTTCAAGACCTGAAGTAATATTTAAAATGGAAGATGGAATAAAAAAAGAACCTATAGAACATGTAACTATTGATGTTGCTGATGAATTTACAGGAACTGTAATTGAAAAATTAGGTCAAAGAAAAGGTGAAATGCTTAGCATGGTTCAAGGGACGGATGGATATACTAGACTTGAATTTAAAGCACCATCTAGAGGACTTTTAGGATTTACAAATGAATTTTTAACTGAAACAAGAGGAACAGGTATACTAAATCATACATTTTTAGATTATGAAAAATATAAAGGAGATATCACAACAGGTAAAAAAGGTGCTTTAATAGCAATGGAAAGTGGAACTTGTTTAGGATATGCTTTAAATAATTTACAACCAAGAGGTATACTATTTGTTGAACCTGGAGATGAAGTATATGAGGGTATGATAGTAGGAGAGCATGCAAAAGATAATGATTTAGTTGTAAATACATGTAAAGGAAAAAAACTTACAAATATGAGAGCGGCAGGTTCAGATGATAATATTAAACTTGCTCCAGCTAAAAAATTCACTTTAGAACTTGCATTAGAGTATATTTCTGATGATGAATTGGTAGAAATAACGCCTAATTATTTAAGACTTAGAAAAAAATATCTTTCAGAATTAGATAGAAAAAAACTAAGAAACCAAATTGAAAAGAATTAA
- a CDS encoding thiamine pyrophosphate-dependent dehydrogenase E1 component subunit alpha has product MKELSKEILLGMYFKMQNARNFDMKINQLVRRGFVQGMTHFSVGEEAAGIGLTEHMSKNDILFTTHRGHAQCIGKGMNIDKMMAELAGKVTGVSRGKGGSMHLADIENGNYGTNGIVGGGFALGVGAALTQQMKETENFVVVVAGDGATNEGSFHESVNLAATWKLPVIFYIINNKYGISMDIRKATNTEHLYTRAAAYDILGLYVPDGNDIIAVYNEVEKAVEHVKSGKGPVLIEVESYRWFGHSTADAGVYRTKEEVDEWKKRDPLKKFSTYLLENKIADENELQEIEEKSKKIIENAVEYAKNSPDPTLDVAFEDIFA; this is encoded by the coding sequence ATGAAAGAATTATCAAAGGAAATTTTATTAGGAATGTACTTTAAAATGCAAAATGCAAGAAATTTTGATATGAAAATAAATCAACTTGTAAGAAGAGGGTTTGTACAAGGTATGACACACTTTTCAGTTGGAGAAGAAGCAGCAGGAATAGGTTTAACAGAGCATATGAGTAAAAACGATATACTTTTTACAACACATAGAGGACATGCACAATGTATAGGTAAAGGTATGAATATAGACAAAATGATGGCTGAACTTGCAGGAAAAGTAACAGGAGTCTCAAGAGGTAAAGGTGGTTCAATGCACCTTGCAGATATTGAAAATGGGAATTATGGAACTAATGGTATAGTTGGTGGTGGATTTGCTCTTGGAGTAGGAGCTGCACTTACACAACAAATGAAAGAAACAGAAAATTTTGTTGTAGTAGTAGCAGGAGATGGTGCTACAAATGAAGGTTCATTTCATGAATCTGTAAATTTAGCGGCTACTTGGAAATTACCTGTAATATTTTACATAATAAATAACAAATATGGTATAAGTATGGATATAAGAAAAGCAACAAATACAGAGCATCTATATACCAGAGCAGCGGCATATGATATTTTAGGACTTTATGTTCCTGATGGTAATGATATAATTGCTGTATATAATGAAGTTGAAAAAGCGGTAGAACATGTTAAATCAGGTAAAGGACCTGTTTTAATTGAAGTTGAATCATATAGATGGTTTGGTCATTCAACTGCTGATGCAGGGGTTTACAGAACAAAAGAAGAAGTTGATGAATGGAAGAAAAGAGATCCGCTTAAAAAGTTTTCAACTTATTTATTAGAAAATAAGATTGCAGACGAAAATGAATTACAAGAAATTGAAGAAAAATCTAAGAAAATAATAGAAAACGCTGTTGAATATGCTAAAAATAGTCCAGATCCAACACTTGATGTTGCATTTGAGGACATTTTCGCTTAG
- a CDS encoding alpha-ketoacid dehydrogenase subunit beta — METKLMSYRDAINLAMSEEMRRDENVFLMGEDVGIYGGDFGTSVGMIKEFGEKRVRDTPISEAAIAGSAIGAAITGMRPIVDLTFMDFITIALDSIVNQGAKLRYMFGGQGVKVPVTFRCAAGSGIGSASQHSQSLESWLCHIPGIKVVAPGTVAEAKGLLKSAIREDNIVVYLEYKAQFNTKGEVPLDPDYVIPIGKADIKRVGKDLTVVTYGRMLERVLQAAEEVSKDGISVEVVDLRTLVPLDKEAVIDSVKKTGKLLLVNDAYKTNGFIGEVSAMVSESDAFDYLDAPILRLAGEDVPVPYARNLETAMIPSVEVIKNTIHKMINKK; from the coding sequence ATGGAAACAAAATTAATGTCATATAGAGATGCAATAAATCTTGCAATGAGTGAGGAAATGAGAAGAGATGAAAACGTATTCTTAATGGGTGAAGATGTTGGTATCTATGGTGGAGATTTCGGAACATCTGTTGGAATGATAAAGGAATTTGGAGAAAAAAGAGTAAGAGATACTCCTATATCAGAAGCAGCTATTGCAGGTTCTGCTATTGGAGCAGCTATAACAGGTATGAGACCTATAGTTGATTTAACTTTTATGGATTTTATTACAATAGCTTTAGATTCAATAGTAAATCAAGGTGCGAAGTTAAGATATATGTTTGGAGGTCAAGGTGTTAAAGTGCCTGTAACATTTAGATGTGCTGCCGGTTCAGGTATAGGATCAGCTTCACAACATTCTCAATCTCTTGAATCTTGGTTATGCCATATACCGGGTATAAAAGTTGTTGCACCAGGAACAGTTGCAGAAGCAAAAGGACTGTTAAAAAGTGCTATAAGAGAAGACAATATAGTTGTGTATTTGGAATATAAGGCACAATTTAATACTAAAGGAGAAGTGCCGCTAGATCCTGATTATGTTATTCCTATAGGAAAAGCTGATATAAAAAGAGTTGGTAAAGACTTAACAGTAGTAACGTATGGAAGAATGCTTGAAAGAGTTTTACAAGCAGCTGAAGAAGTATCTAAAGATGGTATAAGTGTAGAAGTTGTAGACCTTAGAACTTTAGTACCGCTTGATAAAGAAGCTGTAATAGATTCTGTTAAAAAGACAGGTAAATTATTACTTGTAAATGATGCATATAAGACAAACGGATTTATAGGTGAAGTATCTGCAATGGTTTCTGAAAGTGACGCATTTGATTATTTAGATGCCCCAATATTAAGACTTGCAGGAGAAGATGTGCCTGTTCCGTATGCAAGAAATTTAGAAACAGCAATGATACCTAGTGTAGAAGTAATAAAAAATACAATTCATAAAATGATAAATAAAAAATAG
- a CDS encoding OmpA family protein, which translates to MKGYKFKIACLFFLFTISFAQEKKDEDKDSQKPLSDINKIVTVYFKDDKDQKEKDKKEIEEKLKKAKHNNEKTNKSQGNNNVQNEHKDKLRLKSFNEQGQPVTNVISYGNNGFSAGGGFVLVVDADDNTKENKEEEDTLLGNIAIKLISEHNKHYEENADLKNGENYDYQKVKKYNNDGTIEMDSTETNKDYYFASNIKLVRSIAIGFRSRAYKSGIAIGDYSFAKKGVSMAIGHYAVAKENSAMAIGVGALASGEKSLAMMRQSAALGKYSISIGTVSAATKEKSIALGHGAVTKHENAISLGADSEDKEFVAKPSLTYNGINYKDFKGSGNNTNVLKKKAEDNNSKNRSVLSIGKKDYERQLVNLAPGEISETSTDAINGSQIYSILKNGGFHLKTTNVETSNTSKDGFVRFGDSVNVEAGSNLKLKFETTNNGNDPKKYKLTYSLDTKLSGIESISGPKNVIITFKEDSLSLNNKKITDLADGVNDKDAVNKSQLDKIEKELKALIERPITIKADKGTELKVKLGDTVTLAGDNNIISTETKEAKNVSSLKHSSKTLKGATNSFAGSVTISGNEEKIKKIAIDSVKVVQDGNNITVTPKKEKNDTEITYKVKLNDSLRDMQKISFKDSKVELSTTGLDSGNNPLINVKSELALNSGKTEPVDVIANLLGTESNDKLSSAATVGDIKTVALAGLTFKDDKNQTVHRKLSETLSILGDGNINTEVNGNYGIKISLDKRITDKIEENARNIVKATGGIATSMAMANIPQVGDNKLFSIGAGAAYYNKQGGFALGISGTETSNTFIYKLSAGIDTQKGFAVAAGFNINFINKKSISSPSTTTKTVYVNDPKLQNELKAMKEKIAELERKVNQNTSSFKEKLYIIDQFINDKYIPTKMQIGKLKAIVQEINEKYSDRIIDITGHTDINANERYNLALGLKRANKVSELLVNLGLKNIQNIRKISSFGYNNQVNKGFSSNRRVEITVK; encoded by the coding sequence ATGAAGGGATACAAATTTAAAATAGCTTGTCTATTTTTTTTATTCACAATTTCTTTTGCACAGGAGAAAAAAGATGAAGATAAAGATTCGCAAAAACCTTTAAGTGATATAAATAAAATAGTAACAGTTTACTTTAAAGACGATAAAGATCAAAAAGAAAAAGATAAAAAAGAGATAGAAGAAAAGTTAAAAAAAGCAAAACATAATAATGAAAAAACAAATAAATCGCAAGGAAATAATAACGTCCAAAATGAACATAAAGATAAATTAAGATTAAAAAGTTTTAATGAACAAGGACAACCAGTCACCAATGTAATATCATATGGAAACAATGGATTTTCAGCAGGTGGAGGATTTGTATTAGTAGTTGATGCGGACGACAATACAAAAGAAAATAAAGAAGAAGAGGACACATTGTTAGGTAATATAGCAATAAAATTAATTAGTGAGCACAATAAGCATTATGAAGAAAATGCAGATTTAAAAAACGGTGAAAATTATGATTATCAAAAAGTGAAAAAGTATAACAATGATGGTACAATAGAAATGGATAGTACTGAAACTAATAAAGATTATTACTTTGCATCTAATATAAAACTAGTAAGATCAATAGCTATAGGATTTAGAAGTAGGGCATATAAGTCAGGAATAGCAATAGGAGATTATTCATTTGCGAAAAAAGGTGTAAGTATGGCTATAGGACATTACGCAGTAGCAAAAGAAAATTCGGCAATGGCTATAGGAGTGGGAGCATTAGCAAGTGGAGAAAAATCTTTAGCAATGATGAGGCAATCAGCTGCTCTTGGAAAATACTCTATATCTATAGGAACCGTATCTGCTGCAACAAAAGAAAAGTCAATAGCATTAGGTCATGGTGCGGTTACAAAACATGAAAATGCTATTTCATTAGGTGCAGATTCAGAGGATAAAGAATTTGTTGCAAAGCCATCATTAACATACAATGGTATTAACTATAAAGATTTTAAAGGTTCAGGTAATAATACTAATGTATTAAAGAAAAAAGCAGAAGACAATAATTCAAAAAATAGATCAGTTTTAAGTATAGGTAAAAAAGATTATGAAAGACAATTGGTTAATTTAGCACCTGGAGAGATAAGTGAAACAAGTACGGATGCAATAAATGGTTCGCAAATTTATTCAATATTAAAAAATGGTGGCTTTCATTTAAAAACAACAAATGTAGAAACTTCTAACACATCTAAAGATGGTTTTGTCAGATTTGGTGATAGTGTAAATGTTGAAGCAGGTTCCAATTTAAAATTGAAATTTGAAACTACAAATAATGGAAATGATCCTAAAAAATATAAATTAACTTATTCTTTAGATACTAAATTAAGTGGCATTGAAAGTATATCGGGACCTAAAAATGTTATTATTACATTTAAAGAAGATAGTTTGTCGTTAAATAATAAGAAGATCACAGATTTAGCAGATGGTGTAAATGATAAAGATGCTGTAAATAAGTCGCAATTAGATAAAATAGAGAAAGAATTAAAAGCTCTTATTGAAAGACCTATAACTATAAAAGCAGACAAAGGTACAGAATTAAAAGTTAAACTTGGTGATACAGTTACATTAGCAGGAGATAATAATATAATTTCAACTGAAACAAAAGAAGCTAAAAATGTTAGTTCATTAAAACATAGTTCAAAAACATTAAAAGGTGCGACAAATAGTTTTGCAGGAAGCGTTACTATTTCAGGAAATGAAGAAAAAATTAAAAAAATAGCGATAGATTCTGTAAAAGTTGTACAAGATGGGAATAATATAACAGTTACTCCTAAAAAAGAGAAAAATGATACTGAAATAACATATAAAGTTAAATTAAATGATAGTTTAAGAGATATGCAAAAAATATCATTTAAAGATTCAAAAGTTGAACTATCTACAACAGGGCTTGATTCAGGGAATAATCCGCTTATAAATGTTAAAAGTGAGCTTGCTTTAAATAGTGGTAAAACAGAACCGGTTGATGTAATTGCTAATTTACTTGGAACTGAAAGTAATGATAAATTATCATCAGCTGCAACAGTTGGGGATATAAAGACTGTGGCATTAGCAGGTTTAACATTTAAAGATGATAAAAATCAAACAGTACATAGAAAATTAAGTGAAACTTTATCTATACTAGGTGATGGAAATATTAATACTGAAGTTAATGGAAATTATGGTATAAAAATAAGTTTAGATAAGAGAATAACTGACAAAATAGAAGAGAATGCAAGAAATATAGTAAAAGCAACAGGTGGAATAGCGACATCAATGGCAATGGCAAATATTCCACAAGTAGGAGATAATAAGTTATTTAGTATAGGAGCAGGGGCGGCTTATTACAATAAACAAGGTGGATTTGCACTTGGAATAAGTGGAACAGAAACATCAAATACTTTTATATATAAATTAAGTGCAGGAATAGATACACAAAAGGGATTTGCAGTAGCAGCAGGATTTAATATTAATTTTATAAACAAAAAAAGTATAAGTAGTCCTTCAACAACAACTAAGACTGTGTATGTAAATGACCCGAAACTTCAAAATGAACTTAAAGCAATGAAAGAAAAAATAGCTGAATTAGAAAGAAAAGTAAATCAAAATACATCAAGTTTTAAGGAAAAATTATACATAATAGATCAGTTTATAAACGATAAATATATACCTACTAAAATGCAAATTGGTAAATTAAAAGCTATAGTTCAGGAAATAAATGAAAAATATTCAGACAGAATAATAGATATAACAGGACATACAGATATAAATGCAAATGAAAGATATAATTTGGCTTTAGGTCTTAAAAGAGCAAATAAAGTTTCAGAATTATTAGTAAATTTAGGACTTAAGAATATACAAAATATAAGGAAAATATCAAGTTTTGGATATAATAATCAAGTAAACAAAGGATTTTCATCAAATAGAAGAGTAGAAATAACAGTAAAATAA
- a CDS encoding lipoate--protein ligase — MKYIINNCNDPTYNIALEEYCFKNLKEEEIFILWINKPTIVMGKHQNAIEEINPEYVKDHNINVVRRISGGGAVYHDLNNLNYTIISSKTGEGAFDFKTFSQPVINVLTKLGVNANFTGRNDIEINGKKICGNAQAYYNGRMMHHGCLLFDVNLSVLSQALKVSKDKIESKGVKSVRSRVTNILDELPNKIDIETFKQMIFDEMKQNNKDFTEYVLSDEEIEIIKKNRNEKHANWDWVYGKAPEFNIRRDTKYPSGKISVFANVVNSKINSIKIYGDFFGIKDVDDIEKMLIGVKYTYEDIYNILKDVDISKYFLGINTEEIARSISNI, encoded by the coding sequence ATGAAATATATAATAAATAATTGTAATGACCCAACGTATAATATTGCATTAGAAGAATACTGTTTTAAAAATTTAAAAGAAGAAGAGATTTTTATACTTTGGATAAATAAACCTACAATAGTTATGGGAAAACACCAAAATGCTATAGAAGAAATTAATCCTGAGTACGTAAAAGACCATAATATAAATGTTGTTAGAAGAATATCAGGCGGTGGAGCAGTTTACCATGACTTAAATAATTTAAACTATACAATAATTTCATCTAAAACAGGTGAAGGAGCATTTGATTTCAAAACTTTTTCTCAACCTGTTATAAATGTTTTAACAAAATTAGGAGTAAATGCTAATTTTACAGGAAGAAATGATATAGAAATAAATGGTAAAAAAATATGTGGAAATGCACAAGCTTACTATAATGGAAGAATGATGCACCATGGCTGTTTATTATTTGATGTTAATTTATCAGTTTTATCACAAGCATTAAAAGTTTCAAAAGACAAGATAGAATCAAAAGGTGTTAAATCTGTTAGAAGTCGTGTTACAAATATTTTAGATGAATTGCCAAATAAAATAGATATAGAAACATTTAAACAAATGATATTTGATGAGATGAAACAAAATAATAAAGATTTTACAGAATATGTTCTATCAGATGAAGAAATTGAAATAATTAAGAAAAATAGAAATGAAAAACATGCAAATTGGGACTGGGTATATGGAAAAGCACCAGAGTTTAACATAAGAAGAGATACGAAATATCCGTCAGGTAAAATATCTGTTTTTGCAAATGTGGTAAACTCAAAAATAAATAGCATTAAAATCTACGGTGATTTTTTTGGAATAAAAGATGTAGACGATATTGAAAAAATGCTAATTGGTGTTAAATACACTTATGAAGATATATATAACATTTTAAAAGATGTAGATATATCTAAGTATTTTTTAGGTATAAATACAGAAGAAATAGCTAGATCAATCTCTAATATATAA
- a CDS encoding Fur family transcriptional regulator has product MKNISDKLKKNNIKPSLQRIQIFQYFLQAKNHPSVDMIYSDLHNQIPTLSKTTVYNTLKIFTQKKLVNEIVEGKENRYDAISEPHGHFKCMKCQDIYDFEYDFELKELKDFDIELIQFYVKGICKNCKK; this is encoded by the coding sequence GTGAAAAATATCAGTGATAAATTGAAAAAGAATAATATAAAGCCATCTTTGCAAAGAATCCAAATTTTTCAATACTTCTTACAAGCCAAGAATCACCCTAGTGTTGATATGATATATAGTGACTTGCATAATCAAATTCCAACTTTATCTAAAACAACTGTATATAATACCTTGAAAATTTTCACACAAAAAAAATTAGTTAATGAAATTGTTGAGGGAAAAGAAAACAGATATGACGCAATTTCTGAACCACATGGACATTTTAAATGTATGAAGTGTCAAGATATATACGATTTTGAATATGATTTTGAATTAAAAGAATTAAAAGATTTTGATATAGAGTTGATACAATTTTATGTTAAAGGTATATGTAAAAATTGTAAAAAGTAA